The following DNA comes from Microbacterium wangchenii.
GGCGAGCGTCGTGGTGAACGTCCCCTGCGGGCTCATGACGTCGATCTCGTCGCCGGGATGCAGCCCGGTCTGCGCCCACGCGGAGAACCAGCCCCCGGAGTTGCGTTTGATCGCCACGCTCACCGAGCCCGGCGCGGGTGGCCGGCACAGCGAGTACGAGCGGCGCACCTCGTGTCCGTCCAGCCGTGCCCGCAGGGCGACGTACTGTCCGGGAAGGTAGTCGTACTCCGCGGCCAGGTCGTCGGGGACGGTGAAGGTGACCTCGACGGAGTCCGCCGTCAGCGCGCGCACTTCCGCGACGCGCAGCGGGTGGAAGCGCGCACGGGGACGCCCGCGGTCGGCACCGCCCACGGCGGTGTGGAGGAGGGCGTCGGCGACCGCCTCGGTGCGGGCGACGGGAGGCGGGGGGGCCATCAGTGCACCTTGAAGAAGTCGAAGGGCTCCAGGCACGCCCGGCATTCGTAGAGGGCCTTGCACGAGGTGGAGCCGAAGCGCGTGACCTCGCGCGTGTTCAGCGAACCGCAGCGCGGGCACTTCACGCCCAGCTGCAGCCGCACCGGCCCCCGGGCGGCGGCACGCCCGGTGGGCGGGGCGATGCCGTACTCGGTGAGCTTCCGCTTGCCAGCATCGCTCATCCAGTCCGTCGTCCACGCCGGCGCCAGCACGAGGTCGACCTCGACCCGGTCGTACCCTTCGGCCGAGAAGGCGAGGGCGAGGTCCTGCCGGATCGTGTCCATCGCGGGGCATCCCGAATACGTGGGGGTGATCGTCACCACGACGCCGTCGTCCCGCTCGCGCACGTCGCGCAGGATGCCGAGGTCTTCGATCGTGAGCACCGGCACCTCCGGGTCGCACACCCGGGCGGCGATGTCCCAGGCCCGGCTGCGCGCGGTCACCATGTCGCCCCCGGATGCTGACGGGCGAGCACCTGCATCTCGGCGAGCAGGGGACCCAGCGTGGCGAAGTGCGCGCCGTCGCGCCCGCCGGCCCTCGACGGCTGCACCGACGGCACGTCGAGTCCGGCCTCCGCGAGGACGGCGGCGATGACGTCGTCGAACCCCGGACGCAGCGCGGAGGGCCGCGGCGCGACGCCCTCGAGCCGCTCGAGGAGGTCGTCGTCACGGAAGAGCTCGTCCACGTAGGGCCACATGTCGGTCAGCGCCGCGATCATGCGTCGCCGCGATTCGTCGGTTCCGCCGGCCAGCCGCAGCGTCCACGTCACGGCATGGTCGCGGTGGTAGTCGACCTCCTTGACGGCCTTCGCCGCGATCGCGGCGAGCGACGGGTCCGCCGACCCGCTGAGGGCCGTGTAGAGCTCGAACATGTAACCGGCGGCGACCAACTGGCGCGCGATCGTGTGCGCGAAGTCCCCGTTGGGCTGCTCCACGAGCCACGAACTGCGGAACTCCGGCTCGTCGCGCCAGTACGCCAGGTCGTCCTCGGAGCGGCCGTCCGCGGTGCCGGCGTAGCGCAGCAGCGAGCGGGCGTGCCCGAGCAGGTCGAGGGCGATGTTCGCCAGCGCGACGTCCTCCTCCAGCTCGGGGGCATGGGCGACCCAGGCGCTGAGCTGCTGAGAGAGGATGAGGGCGTCATCGCCGAGGCGGAGGGCGTACTCGGCCACGTCCGCCGACGCGGCGCGGCCATCTTCCCCGGCCAGTTCGGCCGAGAGCTCGATCTCGTCGACGGTGACCTCGCCGTGCACGTCGGCCTCGACCGGATGCTGCGGCTGTCCGGGGGCGCTCACAGGTGCGGCACCCCCTCGGACGCGGTGTAGTACGACGCGTGCCGGTAGTTCTTGCCGGCCGGGCTCTCGAAGAACGCGCCCTTCGCGTCGGGATCGCTCGTGGTGATCGCGTCGGCGGGCACGACCCAGATCGACACGCCCTCATTCCGCCGCGTGTACAGGTCGCGCGCGTTGCGCACGGCGAGCACCGCGTCGGGGGCGTGCAGCGAGCCGACGTGGACGTGACTCAGTCCCCGCTTGGCGCGGACGAACACCTCCCACAGGGGCCACTGCTCGGCAGGCGATGCACCCGGCGCCGACATCACGCCACCTGCCGCCCGTCAGCGCGGGCGGCCTGCGTGCGCGCGTACGCGGCGGCCGCCTCCCGCACCCACGCGCCGCTCTCATGCGCGTCCCGGCGGTTCTGCAGTCGCACGGCGTTCATGGGTCCGCGACCGGCGAGCACTTCGGCGAACTCGGTCCAGTCGATCTCGCTCGTGTGCCACCGCTCGTTCTCGGCGTCCCAGCGCAGCTCGGGGTCCGGCAGCGTCACCCCGAGCGCCTCCGCCTGGGGGACGAGCATCCCGATGAAGCGCTGACGCAGGTCGTCATTGGAGAACCGCTTGATCTTCCACGCCGTGGACCGCGCCGAGTTCGGCGACTCGTCGTCGGGGGGCCCGAACATCATCAGGCTCGGCCAGTACCAGCGGTTCACCGCATCCTGCGCCATCCGCTGCTGCGCCTCGGTGCCGCGCATGAGGGTGAGGAGGATCTCGAACCCCTGCCGCTGGTGGAAGGACTCCTCCTTGCAGATGCGCACCATGGCCCGCCCGTACGGCCCGTACGACGCACGGCACAGCGGCACCTGGTTGCAGATCGCCGCGCCGTCCACGAGCCATCCGATCGCGCCCATGTCGGCCCACGTGGGCGTCGGGTAGTTGAAGATCGAGGAGTACTTCGCCTTGCCGTCGATGAGCTGCTGCGTCATCTCCTCGCGTGTGATGCCGAGCGTCTGGGCCGCGGAGTACAGGTACAGTCCGTGCCCGGCCTCGTCCTGCACCTTGGCCAGGAGGATCGCCTTGCGCTTGAGGCTCGGCGCACGCGTGATCCAGTTGCCCTCGGGCTGCATGCCGATGATCTCGGAGTGCGCGTGCTGCGAGATCTGCCGGATGAGGGTCTTCCGATACGCCTCGGGCATCCAATCCCGCGGCTCGATACGGGAGTCGGCGGCGATGATCTCGTCGAAGCGGGCCTGCGCCTCGTCTTCGGCGGCCAGGACGGCCGCGTCGGATGCTGTCATCTTCGACTCCTTAACAGAACGATCGTTCAGTTAGTCTAACCGCGGGTTCACCGTCGAGCAACCGCGGGTCATCGGTTGTCATAGACGCGCTTGTACTTGCCTTCGCTGCGCGGGAGCGTGCCGGGCTCCTCCACCACGACGTCCACCGACGTGCCGATGTGCACCTTGATGCGCTGGGCGAGCACCTCGGCCGCCGCCTCGCATGTCTCCCGGTCGAGGTCGGGGTGCCGCTCGATCCGAACGGCCATGACGTCCATGCGCCCGGCCCGGCTCAGCTCGAGGATGAAGTGCGGGGTCAGCGTCTCGATCCCCATCACGAGCTCCTCGATCTGGGTGGGGAAGAGGTTCACGCCGCGCAGGATGATCATGTCGTCGTTGCGGCCGGTGATCTTCTCGATGCGGCGCATCGCCGGGTACGCGGTGCCCGGGAGCAGCCGGGTGAGGTCGCGCGTCCGGTAGCGGATGACGGGGAAGGCCTCCTTCGTGAGCGACGTGAACACGAGCTCCCCGAGGTCTCCGTCCGGTACCGGTTCCCCGCTCTCGCCGTCGATCGTCTCGGGCAGGAAGTGGTCCTCCCACACGTGCGGGCCGTCCTTGGTCAGCACGCTCTCGCTGGCCACCCCCGGCCCCATGACTTCGCTGAGCCCGTAGATGTCGACGGCGTCGATGTCCAGGCGCCGCTGGATCTCTGCACGCATCTCGTTGGTCCACGGCTCCGCGCCCAGGACGGCCACCTTGAGAGACGTGGTGGTCGGATCGATGCCGGCCTGCTGCATCGCGTCGGCGATCGTGAGCAGATAGCTCGGCGTGCACAGGATCGCGTCCGGCTCGAAGTCGCGGATGAGCTGCACCTGCCGCGCGGTCTGACCGCCCGACATCGGGATGACCGTCGCGCCGAGCTTCTCGATCCCCCCGTGCGCGCCGAGGCCACCGGTGAACAGCCCGTATCCGTACGCGTTGTGCACCTTCATCCCCGGCGCGATACCGGCTGCCCGCAGAGATCGCGCGACGCAATCGGCCCACCGGTCGAGGTCGCCCTCGGTGTACCCCACGACGGTCGGCCGCCCGGTGGTGCCGGAGGAGGCGTGGATGCGGCGCACGTGCGTCATCGGGACGGCGAACATCCCGAACGGGTAGGTCTCGCGCAGGTCCTCCTTCGTCGTGAACGGCAGCCGACGGACATCGGCGAGTGACCGGATGTCGTCGGGCGTGACGTCGGCCTCGTGGAACTTGCGGCGGTACAGCGGCACGTTCTCGTACGCGTGCCGCACCGTCCACTGCAGGCGCTCCAGCTGCAGCGCCTCGAGCTCCGGGCGCGTGAGGACCTCGGCGGCCGTGTCGCGGAACGCCGCCGCGGAGCGCGTGTCGGGTGTCGTCGTCTTGGGCATGGGGGCTCCCTGGGGGGGGTCACACGGGTCGGTTGGTGGTGAGGGAGCGGCCACGGAACTCCGCGACGGTGTCGCCGGCCTCATCCGCGACCGTGACGTCATAGATGCCGGTGCGGCCGCTGACCGTGCGCCGCACGGCGGTGGCGGTGAGGGTCTGACCGGCGGTGGTGGACTTCAGGAACGTGATGTCGGCGCCGGCGGCGACGGTCACCCGCTCGTCCTCGTTGCACGCGATGGCGAAGGCCGTGTCGGCGAGGGCGAACACGAACCCGCCGTGGGTGATCGCGAAGCCGTTGGTCATGTCCTCGCGCACCCGCATGCTCACCACCGCGACGCCCGGTTCATCGCGTTCGACGACCATCCCCAGCGACGCCGAGGCGCGGTCGTTCTGCATCATGGCGCGCAGTGCCGTGTCGCTCATCGGGCGCCGACCTCCTCGCGCACGGCGCCGGTGTCGACGCGTTCGCCCTCGGTCTTGGCCACGAGGGTCAGGACGTCGTACGAGGCCACCAGCTCGTCGTTCTGGTTGAGGATGACCGCATCCCAGCGCACCTCGCCGTAGTCGTCGGTCTCGCGAGGGGTGATCTGCTTGGCCGTGAGCACGACCCGGATCTCATCGCCGGGCGAGACCGGCGTGACGAAGCGGAGGTTCTCCAGGCCGTAGTTGGCGAGCACGGGACCGGGTTCGGGATCGACGAACAGCCCGGCCGCCCATGACACCAGCAGGTAGCCGTGGGCCACGCGCCCGGGGAAGAACGGATTGGCCGCGGCTGAGGCCTCGTCCATGTGCGCGTAGAAGGTGTCGCCGGTGAAGCGGGCGAAGGTCTCGATGTCGTCCAGGGTCACCGCACGCGAGGCCGACGCCACCTGGTCGCCGATGCGCAGCTCGCTAAGCGCCTTGCGGAAGGGGTGGCGGCCGCCGGCGGCGGATGCGGCGCCGGCGTGCCACACGCCGGTGAGCGCCGTCAGGGTCTCGGGGGAACCCTGGAGGGCGGTGCGCTGCATGTGGTGCAGCACGGCGCGGATGCCGCCGAGCTCCTCCCCGCCGCCGGCGCGCCCCGGCCCGCCGTGGACGAGGTGCGGCACGGGCGATCCGTGGCCGGTGGAGGTGCGCGCATTGTCGCGACTGAGGAAGAGGACCCGGCCGTTGTACGCGCCGATCCGGGTCATCAGCTCCCGCGCGACCTCGTCGTCGTGGGTCGCGACGCTCGTGACGAGAGACCCGCCACCCCGCGTGACGAGCTCGGCGGCCTCGGCCACCGTGCGGTAGGGCAGCACCGTGGCCACCGGCCCGAACGCCTCGATCTCATGCGCGGCGGGGGTCGCGGCATCGGCGAAGCCGATGACCATGGGCGAGAGGAACGCACCCTCCTCCGCGTGACCGACCGTGCCGTCGGCGCGCACGACCTCCGGCGCCTCCGTCGAACCCAGCAGGAGTTCTCCGCCGGCGTCGCGGAGGACCTCCACCTGACGCAGCACCTCGTCGCGCTGAGCGCGGGAGACCACCGGTCCCATCGTGACCGATTCGGCGTGCGGGTCGCCGATCACGACGCGCTCGTCGATCTTCGCCTTGAGCGCCCCGACGACGTCGGTCACCGCATCCGCCGGCACGATCGCCCGGCGGATCGCGGTGCACTTCTGTCCCGCCTTGGTCGTCAGCTCCACCAGCAGCTGCTTGACGTACGCATCGAATTCGGGCGTGCCCGCGGTGGCATCGGGACCCAGCACCGACGCGTTGATGGAGTCGGTCTCGCTCGTGAATCGCACGCGGCCCGACTGCACGTTGTCGTGGCGGCGCAGCCGGTCGGCGGTGGAGGCGCTGCCGGTGAACCCCACGATGTCGCCGAGTTCGAGGCGGTCCAGGAGGTCGGGCACGCTGCCGCTGACCAGCTGCAGCGACCCGGCCGGGAGGAGACCGGTGTCGACGAGGATGCGCACCCACGCCTCGGCCACGTAGGCCGTCGGCGTCGCGGGCTTGATCACGGAGGGCATTCCGGCGAGGAATGCGGGGGCGAACTTCTCCAGCGCCCCCCATGTGGGGAAGTTGAAGGCGTTGATCTGCACGGCCGCACCGGGAAGACGCGTGTACACGTGCCGGCCGAGGAAGGAGCCGTCCTTCGACAGCGACTCGACCGGGCCGTCGAGGTAGACCTTCGCGTTGGGCAGTTCGCGCCGCGCCTTGGAGGAGTACGTGAAGAGCACCCCGATCCCGCCGTCGATGTCGCTCAGCGAGTCGCGCACGGTGGAGCCGGAGTGGCGGGACAGCTCGTAGAGCTCCTCTTTGCGCTCCCCCAGCGCCAGCGCGAACTGCTTGAGCAGCATCGCGCGCTGATGGAAGGTCAGTTCGCCGAGGCTCGCCTGCCCCACGGTGCGCGCGTGGCCGAGCACCGCGTCCAGGTCGACGCCGCGCGCGCTGACGGTGGCGACCGCTTCACCCGTGGAGGCGTCGTGCACCGTCGTGGCGCCGGAGGCGTCGTCGGGGGTCCACCAGGCGTCGCGCAGATAGCTGGGCAGGATGGTGCTCATCGATCACTCCATTCGTAGAAGCCGCGGCCGCTCTTGCGGCCCAGATGTCCCCCCGCGACGAGGTCGCGCAGCAGCCGGGGCGGCGTGAACCGGTCGCCCAGCTGCGCGGAGAGCTCCTCCGCGATCCCCAGGCGCACGTCCAGGCCCACGAGATCCGTCGTGCGCAGCGGGCCGACCGGATGCCGGTAGCCCAGCTCCATCGCCGCGTCGATGTCGGCCGCCGAGGCGACGCCCTCCTCGAGCATCCGGATCGCTTCGAGGGCGAGGGCCACGCCCAGGCGGCTGGAGGCGAAGCCGGGCGAATCGCGGACCACGACGGCGCGCTTGCCGAGGGCGTCGACCCAGTCCACGGCGGCCGCGCCCACGGCCGGGTCGGTCGCGGCACCGAGGACGACCTCGACGAGGCCGGACGCGGGAACGGGGTTGAAGAAGTGGAGCCCGAGGAAGCGGCCCGGCCGCTCCAGCGACGCGGCGAGCCCGTCGATGGAGATCGACGACGTGTTCGAGGCGAGCACGCCCTCGGGCGGCAGTGCGGACTCGGCCCGCCGCAGGGCGTCGAGCTTGAGTGCGCTGTCCTCCGGCACCGCCTCGACCACCAGCCCGGCACCGGTGAAGGCGGCGAGGTCGGTGCCGGAGAAGATCAGGGCCTCGAGCTCGGCGAGGCCGCGGGAGGTGGCTCCGCGCTCGACCGACGTGCGCAGGCTCTCGCGGATGCGCCGGGTCGCCGCATCCGCCGACGGCTCG
Coding sequences within:
- the paaD gene encoding 1,2-phenylacetyl-CoA epoxidase subunit PaaD, translating into MVTARSRAWDIAARVCDPEVPVLTIEDLGILRDVRERDDGVVVTITPTYSGCPAMDTIRQDLALAFSAEGYDRVEVDLVLAPAWTTDWMSDAGKRKLTEYGIAPPTGRAAARGPVRLQLGVKCPRCGSLNTREVTRFGSTSCKALYECRACLEPFDFFKVH
- the paaK gene encoding phenylacetate--CoA ligase PaaK, with protein sequence MPKTTTPDTRSAAAFRDTAAEVLTRPELEALQLERLQWTVRHAYENVPLYRRKFHEADVTPDDIRSLADVRRLPFTTKEDLRETYPFGMFAVPMTHVRRIHASSGTTGRPTVVGYTEGDLDRWADCVARSLRAAGIAPGMKVHNAYGYGLFTGGLGAHGGIEKLGATVIPMSGGQTARQVQLIRDFEPDAILCTPSYLLTIADAMQQAGIDPTTTSLKVAVLGAEPWTNEMRAEIQRRLDIDAVDIYGLSEVMGPGVASESVLTKDGPHVWEDHFLPETIDGESGEPVPDGDLGELVFTSLTKEAFPVIRYRTRDLTRLLPGTAYPAMRRIEKITGRNDDMIILRGVNLFPTQIEELVMGIETLTPHFILELSRAGRMDVMAVRIERHPDLDRETCEAAAEVLAQRIKVHIGTSVDVVVEEPGTLPRSEGKYKRVYDNR
- the paaA gene encoding 1,2-phenylacetyl-CoA epoxidase subunit PaaA, which gives rise to MTASDAAVLAAEDEAQARFDEIIAADSRIEPRDWMPEAYRKTLIRQISQHAHSEIIGMQPEGNWITRAPSLKRKAILLAKVQDEAGHGLYLYSAAQTLGITREEMTQQLIDGKAKYSSIFNYPTPTWADMGAIGWLVDGAAICNQVPLCRASYGPYGRAMVRICKEESFHQRQGFEILLTLMRGTEAQQRMAQDAVNRWYWPSLMMFGPPDDESPNSARSTAWKIKRFSNDDLRQRFIGMLVPQAEALGVTLPDPELRWDAENERWHTSEIDWTEFAEVLAGRGPMNAVRLQNRRDAHESGAWVREAAAAYARTQAARADGRQVA
- the paaZ gene encoding phenylacetic acid degradation bifunctional protein PaaZ, coding for MSTILPSYLRDAWWTPDDASGATTVHDASTGEAVATVSARGVDLDAVLGHARTVGQASLGELTFHQRAMLLKQFALALGERKEELYELSRHSGSTVRDSLSDIDGGIGVLFTYSSKARRELPNAKVYLDGPVESLSKDGSFLGRHVYTRLPGAAVQINAFNFPTWGALEKFAPAFLAGMPSVIKPATPTAYVAEAWVRILVDTGLLPAGSLQLVSGSVPDLLDRLELGDIVGFTGSASTADRLRRHDNVQSGRVRFTSETDSINASVLGPDATAGTPEFDAYVKQLLVELTTKAGQKCTAIRRAIVPADAVTDVVGALKAKIDERVVIGDPHAESVTMGPVVSRAQRDEVLRQVEVLRDAGGELLLGSTEAPEVVRADGTVGHAEEGAFLSPMVIGFADAATPAAHEIEAFGPVATVLPYRTVAEAAELVTRGGGSLVTSVATHDDEVARELMTRIGAYNGRVLFLSRDNARTSTGHGSPVPHLVHGGPGRAGGGEELGGIRAVLHHMQRTALQGSPETLTALTGVWHAGAASAAGGRHPFRKALSELRIGDQVASASRAVTLDDIETFARFTGDTFYAHMDEASAAANPFFPGRVAHGYLLVSWAAGLFVDPEPGPVLANYGLENLRFVTPVSPGDEIRVVLTAKQITPRETDDYGEVRWDAVILNQNDELVASYDVLTLVAKTEGERVDTGAVREEVGAR
- the paaB gene encoding 1,2-phenylacetyl-CoA epoxidase subunit PaaB; this encodes MSAPGASPAEQWPLWEVFVRAKRGLSHVHVGSLHAPDAVLAVRNARDLYTRRNEGVSIWVVPADAITTSDPDAKGAFFESPAGKNYRHASYYTASEGVPHL
- the paaI gene encoding hydroxyphenylacetyl-CoA thioesterase PaaI codes for the protein MSDTALRAMMQNDRASASLGMVVERDEPGVAVVSMRVREDMTNGFAITHGGFVFALADTAFAIACNEDERVTVAAGADITFLKSTTAGQTLTATAVRRTVSGRTGIYDVTVADEAGDTVAEFRGRSLTTNRPV
- the paaC gene encoding 1,2-phenylacetyl-CoA epoxidase subunit PaaC, which produces MSAPGQPQHPVEADVHGEVTVDEIELSAELAGEDGRAASADVAEYALRLGDDALILSQQLSAWVAHAPELEEDVALANIALDLLGHARSLLRYAGTADGRSEDDLAYWRDEPEFRSSWLVEQPNGDFAHTIARQLVAAGYMFELYTALSGSADPSLAAIAAKAVKEVDYHRDHAVTWTLRLAGGTDESRRRMIAALTDMWPYVDELFRDDDLLERLEGVAPRPSALRPGFDDVIAAVLAEAGLDVPSVQPSRAGGRDGAHFATLGPLLAEMQVLARQHPGATW
- a CDS encoding 3-hydroxyacyl-CoA dehydrogenase family protein, encoding MTAPIPSHVGVLGGGRMGAGIAHAFALAGAHVAVVERDEPSADAATRRIRESLRTSVERGATSRGLAELEALIFSGTDLAAFTGAGLVVEAVPEDSALKLDALRRAESALPPEGVLASNTSSISIDGLAASLERPGRFLGLHFFNPVPASGLVEVVLGAATDPAVGAAAVDWVDALGKRAVVVRDSPGFASSRLGVALALEAIRMLEEGVASAADIDAAMELGYRHPVGPLRTTDLVGLDVRLGIAEELSAQLGDRFTPPRLLRDLVAGGHLGRKSGRGFYEWSDR